The Euphorbia lathyris chromosome 3, ddEupLath1.1, whole genome shotgun sequence genome contains a region encoding:
- the LOC136221874 gene encoding uncharacterized protein gives MAKKHVRHGSLDQWVLFNGPNPIKLGSEIAKFQRPRFIFRISVSDPLSPNSSRPAAPLHQRWNLSQPEEDQDLEGRWKALDFATLKRSSVSFFNIQRHETTASKWARATTRAAKVGCR, from the exons ATGGCTAAAAAACACGTCCGCCATGGGTCTCTTGACCAATGGGTTTTATTCAATGGGCCGAATCCAATAAAATTAGGGTCCGAAATCGCTAAATTCCAACGACCCCGTTTTATCTTCAGAATCTCAGTTTCGGATCCGCTTTCTccaaatagttcaaggcccgccGCTCCACTTCATCAGAG GTGGAACCTGTCCCAACCCGAAGAGGATCAGGACCTGGAAGGAAG GTGGAAAGCTTTGGATTTTGCGACTTTAAAGAGGAGTTCAGTATCATTCTTCAACATTCAAAGACATGAAACTACTGCATCTAAGTGGGCAAGGGCTACTACAAGAGCTGCCAAA GTTGGATGTAGGTGA
- the LOC136223079 gene encoding protein CHROMATIN REMODELING 35: MEASLNMILPQNHATPDESYSKGHKRMKLSNDGGESGSVPFSATKCNGAEESKPKPLVVDYRDSFAIATLINKLDSGKYGSVTKDMEALNSRKLQVLGPYLKKHPSLTTILLTKKRDEDASETQLIVAKKPPPTSTPVVILLSDDEDMEDHRPAYSFQEDHRPAYPFQDVFLPRPDGSLLMETSNHIQVKAQQERINHGNLITLAGETDTRAQHERITHGNLVTLARETDTRAQKERLSDRNLITLAAETDADRDKGEYVGVEEYEDNQFKTEDDGLGDIWTEMSTALELSKDVADYPSSNEHAEEDEDCDHSFVLKDDLGYVCRVCGVIRKGIETIIEVQFYKKKSSRTYFSESQNTKDRDVKEMFGVKLSEEDLMVTDICAHPRHQKQMKPHQEEGFNFLRSNLVSDNPGGCILAHAPGSGKTFMIISFMQSFLAKYPNARPLVVLPKGILTTWKKEFQRWQVEDLPLYDFYSVKAEGRPQQLEVLKQWVEERSILFLGYKQFSTIVCDDKNNKVSASCQEILLKRPTILILDEGHTPRNENTDVLQSLAKVQTPRKVVLSGTLYQNHVKEVFNILNLVRPKFLKMDSSRSIVKRIMSKVNIQGVKKHFKPGETVFYDLVEHTLQKDEDFRRKVTVIHDLREMTSKVLHYYKGDFLDELPGLVDFTVVVNLSSRQKHGVGQLRKLTKKFKRCSVGSAVYLHPNLSFDSENSSWTDDKMDDLLSKIDIRDGIKAKFFLNMLNLCESAGEKVLVFSQYLPPLKFLERLTVKVKCWALGREIFVISGESTPEQRECSMDRFNNSSDAKVFFGSIKACGEGISLVGASRIIILDVHLNPSVTRQAIGRAFRPGQTKKVYVYRLVAGDSPEEEDHSTCFRKEAIAKMWFEWNEYCGYRDFQVETIDLEECDDPFLQSPLVREDVKVLYKR, encoded by the exons ATGGAGGCTTCTTTGAACATGATTTTGCCCCAAAATCACGCGACTCCTGATG AGTCATATTCCAAAGGACACAAAAGGATGAAGTTATCTAATGATGGAGGTGAGTCTGGCAGTGTGCCCTTTTCTGCAACGAAGTGCAATGGAGCTGAAGAAAGCAAACCTAAACCTTTAGTTGTTGACTATAGAGACTCATTTGCCATAGCTACTTTAATCAATAAGTTAGACTCTGGAAAATATGGGAGTGTTACAAAAGATATGGAAGCTCTTAATTCTAGAAAGCTTCAAGTACTCGGCCCTTATCTCAAGAAGCATCCTTCACTTACAACTATCTTACTGACTAAGAAAAGGGATGAAGATGCTTCAGAGACCCAACTGATTGTTGCTAAAAAGCCTCCTCCTACATCAACGCCTGTTGTAATTTTGCTCTCAGATGATGAGGACATGGAAGATCATAGGCCAGCTTATTCCTTTCAGGAAGATCATAGGCCAGCTTATCCCTTTCAAGACGTTTTCTTGCCAAGGCCTGATGGTAGCCTTCTTATGGAGACATCA AATCATATTCAGGTTAAGGCTCAACAAGAGAGAATAAATCATGGAAATTTAATCACTTTGGCTGGTGAAACTGATACAAGGGCTCAACATGAGAGAATCACTCATGGAAATTTAGTCACTTTGGCTCGTGAAACTGATACGAGGGCTCAAAAAGAGAGATTAAGCGATCGAAATTTAATCACTTTGGCTGCTGAAACTGATGCGGATAGAGATAAAGGTGAATATGTTGGTGTAGAGGAATACGAGGATAATCAATTCAAAACTGAAGATGATGGTCTTGGAGATATTTGGACGGAGATGTCAACGGCGCTAGAGTTATCAAAG GATGTTGCTGACTATCCTTCTTCAAACGAGCAcgcagaagaagatgaagattgTGATCActcttttgttttgaaggaTGATCTGGGTTATGTTTGTCGCGTGTGTGGAGTTATTAGGAAAGGAATTGAGACCATCATCGAGGTTCagttttacaaa AAGAAGAGTTCGCGAACCTATTTCTCTGAATCTCAGAACACCAAAGACAGGGATGTGAAGGAGATGTTTGGAGTTAAATTGTCTGAGGAAGATCTGATGGTTACTGACATCTGTGCCCATCCAAGGCACCAGAAGCAAATGAAACCTCATCAGGAGGAAGGTTTCAACTTCCTTCGAAGTAACCTAGTATCGGATAACCCTGGAGGCTGCATCTTGGCCCATGCTCCTGGATCTGGAAAGACTTTTATGATAATAAGTTTCATGCAAAGTTTTTTGGCTAAATATCCTAATGCTAGACCACTAGTGGTGCTTCCGAAAGGAATTTTAACTACATGGAAGAAGGAGTTCCAGAGATGGCAAGTTGAGGATCTTCCACTTTATGATTTCTATAGTGTTAAAGCAGAGGGTCGTCCTCAGCAATTGGAGGTTTTAAAGCAATGGGTTGAAGAAAGGAGTATCCTTTTTTTAGGTTACAAACAATTCTCTACAATTGTTTGTGATGACAAAAATAATAAAGTATCTGCTAGTTGCCAGGAGATATTGCTTAAGAGACCAACAATCTTAATTTTAGATGAAGGACATACTCCAAGGAATGAGAATACTGATGTTTTGCAATCCCTTGCTAAAGTGCAGACACCTCGAAAAGTTGTACTTTCAGGAACTCTCTACCAAAATCATGTCAAGGAGGTGTTCAACATATTGAACCTTGTCCGTCCTAAGTTTTTAAAAATGGATTCTTCACGATCTATAGTTAAACGCATAATGAGTAAAGTAAATATACAAGGTGTGAAGAAGCATTTCAAACCAGGGGAGACAGTTTTTTATGACTTGGTAGAGCACACATTACAGAAAGATGAGGATTTCAGAAGAAAAGTTACTGTGATTCATGATTTGCGTGAGATGACTAGCAAGGTCCTTCACTATTACAAGGGAGATTTCTTGGATGAGCTTCCTGGACTTGTGGATTTCACTGTAGTAGTCAACCTGAGTTCGAGACAGAAGCATGGAGTTGGGCAGTTGAGGAAGCTGACAAAGAAATTCAAGAGATGTTCTGTTGGTAGTGCTGTTTATTTGCACCCAAATTTGAGCTTTGATTCTGAGAATTCTTCCTGGACTGATGACAAGATGGATGACTTACTATCAAAAATAGATATAAGAGATGGAATAAAAGCTAAATTCTTTCTTAATATGTTAAACTTGTGTGAGTCAGCTGGAGAAAAGGTATTGGTTTTCAGTCAGTACTTGCCACCACTGAAATTCTTAGAGAGGCTAACAGTGAAAGTGAAGTGTTGGGCTCTAGGAAGAGAAATCTTTGTGATCTCTGGTGAATCAACTCCTGAACAAAGGGAGTGCTCCATGGATCGATTCAACAATTCATCTGATGCTAAAGTTTTTTTTGGATCTATTAAGGCATGTGGAGAAGGAATATCATTGGTTGGGGCATCACGCATTATAATATTGGATGTTCATCTTAATCCATCTGTCACTCGCCAAGCAATAGGACGTGCTTTCCGACCAGGCCAGACAAAGAAAGTGTATGTCTATAGATTAGTCGCTGGAGATTCACCTGAGGAGGAAGATCATAGTACCTGTTTCAGGAAGGAAGCTATTGCAAAAATGTGGTTTGAATGGAATGAATATTGTGGTTATCGAGATTTTCAAGTAGAGACAATTGACTTGGAAGAGTGTGACGATCCATTCCTGCAAAGTCCACTTGTTCGGGAAGATGTGAAGGTACTTTACAAAAG GTAG
- the LOC136222060 gene encoding BEL1-like homeodomain protein 6 produces MATYYANSNNQRDAVPMVYMPGSYQEAQGLPGNVMMYMNPGSFSDNLGGNSQQQSNCIEIQSVEASDSNPQQQEILSNLGGSRIGDHDFNAWRDGRNEMLVMHSMAGPSSILHSGQNLQGQGLSLSLGTQIPSGIHMSSISYRNSNPGLASFLSPSSSIMGEGSNRNGTSRDEQSKNAEFLPPGFSGGNQDSNKGDLSPYGMTSVARTVPSSKYLKAAQQLLDEVVNVRKALKQPDKERNQIANEHGMNNSKEDENQSKNVSSNPQESTNNLSSELSNAERQELQNKLTKLLSMLDEVDRRYKQYYHQMQIVVSSFDVIAGCGAAKPYTALALQTISRHFRCLRDAISSQIQATRKSLGEQETSENGKGVGITRLRYVDQQLRQQRALQQLGMMQQHAWRPQRGLPESSVSVLRAWLFEHFLHPYPKDSDKIMLARQTGLTRSQVSNWFINARVRLWKPMVEEMYKEEIGDVELDSISSSENAAKALKGDMRTSEDRGEEMQQTASSAANERCSPGQLMDSKSDHIHDGDMVGSATRNDFQNLMHGDAVTEYRLLKLREEHRPSMDDCGLFSDAIVHSDGGGDRYMAAAAAAYHMSDVGRFGSGSGVSLTLGLQHCEGGNLPMSATNHHSFISMRGDDIYGEAGSSVGAETTDFECLNPGNRQHRFSSSHLLHDFVA; encoded by the exons ATGGCTACTTATTATGCCAATTCTAACAACCAAAGAGATGCTGTCCCAATGGTATATATGCCAGGTTCGTATCAGGAGGCACAAGGTCTTCCTGGAAATGTGATGATGTACATGAATCCTGGATCATTCTCCGATAATTTGGGTGGGAATTCCCAGCAGCAAAGCAACTGCATTGAAATTCAGTCTGTTGAGGCTTCAGATTCAAACCCGCAGCAGCAGGAAATCTTGTCAAATCTTGGAGGATCACGGATAGGGGACCATGATTTTAATGCATGGAGGGATGGTAGAAATGAGATGTTAGTTATGCATTCAATGGCTGGACCTTCCAGCATTCTCCACAGCGGACAGAACTTGCAGGGCCAGGGATTGTCCCTCAGTCTCGGTACACAAATTCCATCTGGAATTCATATGTCCTCCATCTCATACAGGAATTCTAATCCAGGCCTGGCTTCATTTTTAAGTCCTAGTTCATCAATTATGGGCGAGGGTAGTAACAGGAATGGCACTTCTAGAGATGAACAGTCGAAAAACGCTGAATTTCTACCACCTGGTTTTTCTGGAGGCAACCAAGATTCAAATAAAGGGGATTTATCTCCGTATGGGATGACAAGTGTTGCAAGAACTGTTCCAAGTTCTAAGTACCTCAAGGCAGCACAACAACTGCTCGATGAAGTTGTCAATGTCCGAAAAGCTCTAAAGCAGCCGGACAAAGAGAGAAACCAAATCGCAAATGAGCATGGAATGAACAATTCTAAGGAGGACGAAAACCAATCAAAGAATGTCTCTTCCAACCCTCAGGAATCTACTAATAATTTGTCTAGTGAACTTTCAAATGCAGAAAGACAAGAATTACAGAATAAATTGACAAAGCTATTGTCTATGTTGGATGAG GTTGATAGAAGGTACAAACAGTATTATCATCAGATGCAGATTGTGGTGTCTTCATTTGATGTAATAGCTGGATGTGGGGCAGCTAAACCATACACTGCCCTTGCCCTGCAGACTATATCCCGCCACTTTCGGTGTTTGCGTGATGCAATAAGCAGCCAGATTCAGGCAACCCGTAAAAGCCTCGGGGAGCAAGAAACTTCTGAAAACGGTAAAGGTGTTGGAATAACTCGCCTCCGGTATGTTGATCAGCAGCTTAGGCAACAAAGAGCTCTTCAGCAACTTGGTATGATGCAGCAACATGCATGGAGACCACAAAGGGGTTTACCTGAAAGCTCGGTTTCAGTTCTTCGTGCTTGGCTGTTTGAGCATTTCCTTCATCC ATACCCGAAGGACTCTGACAAGATCATGCTGGCAAGGCAGACCGGCTTGACTAGAAGTCAG GTCTCAAATTGGTTCATCAATGCACGTGTGCGTCTTTGGAAGCCCATGGTTGAGGAGATGTACAAAGAAGAGATTGGTGATGTAGAGTTGGActccatttcttcttctgaaAATGCAGCCAAAGCATTGAAAGGTGACATGAGAACATCTGAAGATAGAGGCGAAGAAATGCAACAAACTGCTAGTTCAGCAGCAAATGAAAGATGCAGTCCTGGACAATTGATGGATTCCAAATCTGACCACATTCATGATGGAGATATGGTAGGTTCAGCTACAAGAAACGATTTCCAAAATTTGATGCACGGAGATGCTGTAACCGAATATCGATTGCTAAAGCTAAGGGAGGAGCATAGACCTAGTATGGATGATTGTGGTCTCTTCTCCGATGCCATTGTTCACTCAGACGGAGGTGGTGACAGATATATGGCAGCAGCAGCTGCAGCTTATCACATGTCAGATGTAGGGAGGTTCGGGAGTGGAAGTGGAGTGTCTCTTACGTTGGGGTTACAGCACTGTGAGGGTGGTAACCTACCGATGTCTGCTACAAACCATCATAGTTTTATTTCCATGAGAGGGGATGATATCTATGGTGAAGCAGGATCTTCTGTGGGGGCGGAGACCACAGATTTCGAATGCCTGAACCCTGGGAACAGGCAACACAGGTTCAGTTCGTCACATTTATTACACGATTTCGTCGCATGA